A single genomic interval of Candidatus Bathyarchaeota archaeon harbors:
- a CDS encoding ribonucleoprotein — translation MEPSKKPLNILIKKINHEVTVKLKNNSEYRGKMVNCDSHMNIILEGATEYKSDEPSANFGNIIVRGNNILYVCIEMPQQK, via the coding sequence TTGGAGCCGTCTAAGAAACCTCTGAACATACTAATCAAAAAGATAAACCATGAAGTTACAGTTAAACTGAAGAACAATTCAGAGTATCGGGGAAAGATGGTGAACTGTGACAGTCATATGAATATCATACTGGAGGGGGCTACCGAGTATAAGAGCGATGAACCATCAGCCAATTTTGGAAACATAATTGTTAGAGGGAACAACATCCTTTACGTTTGCATAGAGATGCCCCAACAGAAATAG